A window of Nicotiana sylvestris chromosome 8, ASM39365v2, whole genome shotgun sequence genomic DNA:
tcctacaacaacagttatcagtccagcattcagatggcactgtatgaggctttgtatggtaggcagtgtaggtCCTCGGTGAGTTGGTTCAAGccaggtgaggccagattattaggcacaaacttggttcaggacgCATTgcagaaggttaaggtgattcaggatagactatgcacagcccagtctagacagaaaAGCTATGCGGAACGGAAgattcatgatgtttcctatatggttggagaatgggtcttgcttcgggttttgcctatgaagggcgtcatgagatttgggaagaaggacaaattgagcccaaggtttattggtcccttttAGGTGTTGCGACGTGAtgaggaggttgcttatgagcttgccttacctcccagcttggcaggagttcatctggtatttcatgtttcgatgctccggaggtatcacggtgatccgtcgcacgtgttggattacAGTTCAGTCcagctggacaaggatctatcttatgttgaggagccagtggctagattggacaggcaagttcgaaagctgaggttaaagagtattgcatcagtaaaggttcagtggtagggtcagccggtcaaggaggcgacttgggagaccaagcaggatatgcgcaactgttatcctcatcttttcaccacttcaggtatgtctctatgctcgtttgaggacgaacgaatgatttaagagggggaggatgtaacgacccgaccggtcgttttacaAATTAACAATCTGATcactattaactgttttcccgtgtttatttctgctattttaattttCCGGgatgattcgttttgagtttcagagtgttttagggcacttagtccctaaatgagaggttaagccttagaatttggaccatagtcaAAACAGTGTGAAGACAACTCCGGAATGGAATCctgtcggttccgttagctccgttgggtgattttgggcttagaggCATGTCTggattgtgttttgaaggtccgtagttcatttaggcttgaaatggcaaaatttaaatttttggagTATCGGGCCGGTAGTGGAATTTTTTATATTGGAGTCGAAATCTGATTCCAGAAGTTGAAATAGgtctgtagtgttgaatatgactagtgtgcaaaatttggggtcaatcggacgtagtttggttggtttcggcatcggttgtaggattttgaaatttcaagttcattaagtttggattggagggtgattcatgattttagcattgtttggtgtgatttgaggtctcgactaagttcgtatggtgttttaggattgtttggtatgtttggttgaggtcctgggggcctcgacTGTGTTTCGgttgctcaacgggtcattttttaGACTTAGAAGAAAAGTAGATTTTCTGGTTTTTGTGTTACAGACAATtgtacttcgcgttcgcgaagggtagaccgtgttcgcgaaggctGGCCAGGGGAAGCATCACGAACGCGAGGAGTTGAGCGCGTTCGCGAAGTGGAAAGGCAGAACAGCTGGGAACCCCAGGAAATtgctctacgcgttcgcgaaggtcctgGCAGCTGAAGCTACgagttcgcgagtggaccctcgcgttcacgaaggaggAAATTTGGCCAGTGGATTTTTGTGCATAGCGTTCGCAATAGTGGTCTCGCATTCGTGAAGAAGAACACATCTAGGTAGAATTTAAATTCCAAAATTGAGcgtttgagttcataacttaaAAATTGGATTGAGAGCTCGGTAGGAGGCGAAATTTGAAGAGATATTTGGAGGAAGTTTGTgagtaatgattcctaactcctttttgattATATCCCATTAATTTAAACAtaaattcatcatctaattttggattatgggtgaaaattggggaaaatttgaGAAacgttcttaggcctaattttgggattttgatcgagattttggtatcggatttgagtgaatttgatatgggtataattgtgagtgaatgggtgttcataatttgtgacttttacctaattccgagacgtgggcccggggaggatttttgggcgtttttctgttttcttgccttagcttcgattttattagctaaattagttatttgtagttgtatttatgttatgatattaatttgattagatttAGGCCacccggagttggatactcgtggtaagagcgtgatatcggattgattttgagttggttcgagATAAGTGGTTTGCCCAACTTTGTGGGAGGGAActtcccttaggattttggtgttgttgttatatgaatgttgtgtgtgtgaggtgacgagtgcgtacatgtgctaattgttgaaaaaccccgttttcattaattaaatatctatgttttcttttaaCTAAGCAACACTAGTATAGGAAGCctcctgtttagcttaggaaagcatgcttatgtgacttAACTGCCTTACCTGCTTTAATTGCTTACTTGGATTTCTtgtagcatgtttagagtagaaatttCCTGTTTTCCTGATACGAACTTGAGTAGAAATTGTAGAACTctttcttgagactgttgtgtatttactttgggactacggatcgatattccgggagatccccttgcatatttactttgggactacggatcggtattctgggagatccccgtgcacatttatgatttggactacgggacgatatcccgggagatcctccgcacatttacgtttgggactatgggatgccatcctaggagatcccctattgctatctctgtgtattGAGCTATTTCTTTCTGTGATTTCATCCTTATtgattgttagcatttaattatactaTCTCATTTCACATTATttacctttatatatatatatatatatatatatataaccagtagggccctgacctgatctcgtcactactcgaccgaggttaggcttggcacttactaggtaccgctgtAGTGTACTCGTGCCCTTTCCTGTGCATGTTttcgtgtgcaaatccaggttcttctgctcagccatactatccgtgaggcgaggcgattcagagacttcaaggtatatctgtcgcgtccgcagacctagaagtccctctctattatCCCTTCAGTTATAGGCTTTTCCCTGTATTTCCTTTGTTATTAGACTTCTGGCGTTAGAAaccttatatattttttttagcttGTCATTCATGAGATTctggattttgggagtgttattaTTGGTCGAGAgagttattattgtatatgccgagcggtatTTTAAACACTTTTTCTATATTTACCTGTTAGATGGCTAGTTTGTGCTTTTAAATTCCTTTTTCTGCAAatcgttaggcttacctagtcgtaaagattaggtgccgtcatgacagtttACGGAGGGAGAACTCGGGTCGTGACATCAAACTCCGGTCAACTTTTACAACTTAAACTTCCAACCTTGGGACaaagtgtcccaattcactccaaagcttccctaaaacccaaaccaaccatccccgcaggtcACATAACCACAAGTACACATATGTAAAGAATCAAATAGGGGAAACGAGGCTAAAATGCTCAAAATAACCAACccggtcgttacaatctccctctcttaaacaaacgttcgtcctcgaatgagtcttGAATCATACTTGGAGTCTCaaaaaggtgtggatatctgctccacatctcctactcggcctcccaagtagcctcctcgactggctgacctctccattgaacctTCACCGATGTTATATTCTTCAACgtcaactttcgaacctaccgATCCAAAATGGTTGTCgtctccacatcataagtcaaatcctcatCCAACTGCACCATACTCAAGTCCAAAATATGTGGAAGATCCCCATAATACTTCTGGAGGATGGAAACATGAAACGTTTGGTGAACTCCCGATATACTAGGTGGCAAGGTAagtctataggccacctctcccactctctcaagcacctcaaaaggaccaatataccTAGGTCTCAGCTTGACTTATTTCTGAATCTTATCACACTTCACATGGGCAAAACTCTTAGTAGAACCTTTTCACCCCCCCCCCCTTATATGCAACATCACGagccttcctgtcagcataactcttatGCCTAGACTGTGTTGtatgaagccgctcctgaatcaacttcactTTTTCCAATGAATCACACACCAAATTAGTGCCCACAACCTAgcccccgactcaaaccaaccaaccgaAGAATGACATCACATCcaatataaggcctcatacggagccatctggatactcgactaatAGCTTTTGTTATAGGTGAACTCTACTAatggtagaaattgatcccatgatcctccgaaatcaattaCATAGGCTCATAAGATGTCttctaaaatctgaatagtagGACAACATGTCATCTCAGGATGAAATTCCGTACTCAGCTCGACCTGTGCGCCTAACTCATGCTACATTGCTCTTAAAATGCAATGTAAACTATGTACCTCGATCCGAGataatagacacaggcacaccaagAAGGCAAACAATCTCCGAAATATAAATTCAAGTCAGCTACTCTAAAGAGTAGGTAGTTATGattggaatgaagtgcgcagacttggttagTTTGTCCACAATGACCTACACTGCATCGAATCTCCTCAAGTTCTATGGAAGCCTAACTACAAAATTCATAGTGATACGTTCTCACTTTCACTCTGGAATATCAAgcctctgaagcaaaccaccggGTCTCTGATGCTAGTACTTCACCTGTAGACA
This region includes:
- the LOC138875656 gene encoding uncharacterized protein; the encoded protein is MEFEGSWDQFLPLAEFSYNNSYQSSIQMALYEALYGRQCRSSVSWFKPGEARLLGTNLVQDALQKVKVIQDRLCTAQSRQKSYAERKIHDVSYMVGEWVLLRVLPMKGVMRFGKKDKLSPRFIGPF